One window of the Granulicella arctica genome contains the following:
- the kdsA gene encoding 3-deoxy-8-phosphooctulonate synthase — MPEPNPIVETRNVRIGNALPLTIIAGPCVLESRDHALEMAAALKEIATRLNIGLIYKTSFDKANRTSTTSHRGLGLDHALPIFAEIRDTFDLPILTDVHTPEQCAPLAEAVDILQIPAFLCRQTDLLIAAGETGRIVNVKKGQFLAPWDMTNVVAKLTSTGNRNILLTERGASFGYNTLVSDMRSLPIMARTGAPIVFDATHSVQQPGGQGTTSGGQREFVPTLARAAVAVGVAAVFLETHPDPDHAPSDGPNMIPLRHFETLLRSLIAIDTLVKSPDFPVVAL; from the coding sequence GTGCCAGAACCCAATCCAATCGTAGAAACCCGCAATGTCCGCATCGGTAACGCGCTTCCCCTCACGATCATCGCTGGACCTTGCGTCCTCGAATCCCGCGATCACGCCCTCGAGATGGCCGCCGCTCTCAAAGAGATCGCCACCAGGCTCAACATCGGCCTCATCTACAAGACCTCCTTCGACAAGGCCAATCGCACCAGCACCACCTCGCACCGTGGTCTCGGCCTCGATCACGCGCTCCCCATCTTCGCTGAGATCCGTGACACCTTCGATCTCCCCATCCTCACTGATGTTCACACTCCCGAGCAGTGCGCTCCGCTCGCCGAAGCAGTCGACATCCTCCAGATTCCCGCCTTCCTCTGCCGCCAGACCGACCTCCTGATCGCCGCCGGCGAAACTGGTCGCATCGTCAACGTCAAGAAGGGCCAGTTCCTCGCTCCCTGGGACATGACCAACGTCGTCGCTAAGCTCACGAGCACCGGCAATCGCAACATCCTCCTCACGGAGCGCGGAGCCTCCTTCGGCTACAACACCCTCGTCTCCGACATGCGCTCCCTTCCCATCATGGCTCGCACTGGAGCACCAATCGTCTTCGACGCCACACATTCCGTCCAGCAGCCCGGAGGTCAAGGAACCACCTCAGGCGGACAGCGCGAGTTCGTCCCCACGCTCGCGCGCGCCGCTGTCGCCGTAGGCGTCGCCGCCGTCTTCCTTGAGACCCACCCCGATCCCGATCACGCTCCCTCAGACGGCCCCAACATGATTCCCCTGCGCCACTTCGAGACGCTCCTCCGCTCGCTCATCGCCATCGACACCCTCGTCAAATCTCCCGACTTCCCCGTCGTGGCCCTATGA